One Mycolicibacterium sarraceniae genomic window carries:
- the aosR gene encoding oxidative stress transcriptional regulator AosR yields MRKWKRVDTAEGPRFRSALAPHEAALLKNMVSSVQGMLDEREAATPSDPLEQITGIRAGNPQPPEDSTMRRLLPDFFKPQRDHPAGSAVAESLNGALRSLHEPTIIDAKKAAAQRVLDTLPDGGGRFEITEGDANAWIAAINDVRLALGAMLAIGPEGPDRLPADHPLAGHLDVYQWLTVLQEYLVLGLMGKPIR; encoded by the coding sequence GTGCGGAAATGGAAGCGGGTCGACACCGCTGAGGGTCCCCGGTTCCGGTCTGCTCTGGCGCCACATGAGGCGGCGCTGCTGAAGAATATGGTGTCCTCGGTGCAGGGCATGCTAGACGAGCGCGAGGCCGCGACGCCGTCGGATCCACTCGAGCAAATCACCGGGATCCGGGCCGGCAACCCGCAGCCGCCCGAGGACTCCACCATGCGGCGGCTGCTGCCCGATTTCTTCAAGCCGCAGCGCGATCACCCAGCCGGTTCGGCGGTCGCCGAGAGTCTCAACGGTGCCCTGCGCAGCCTGCACGAGCCCACGATCATCGATGCTAAAAAGGCTGCAGCGCAACGGGTTCTGGACACGCTCCCCGATGGAGGCGGCCGTTTCGAGATCACCGAGGGCGACGCCAACGCCTGGATAGCCGCGATCAACGACGTCCGGCTTGCGCTGGGCGCGATGCTCGCGATCGGGCCCGAGGGCCCGGACCGATTGCCGGCCGACCATCCGCTGGCCGGGCACCTCGATGTGTATCAGTGGCTGACCGTCCTGCAGGAGTATCTAGTGCTGGGCCTGATGGGTAAACCGATCCGGTGA
- the rph gene encoding ribonuclease PH → MSRRQDGRLDDELRPVTITRGFTSNPAGSVLITFGETRVMCTASVTDGVPRWRKGSGQGWLTAEYAMLPGATHTRSDRESVKGRLGGRTQEISRLVGRSLRACIDLAALGENTIAIDCDVLQADGGTRTAAITGAYVALSDAVTYLAALGKLSDPRPLSCAIAAVSVGVVDGRVRVDLPYEEDSRAEVDMNVVATDTGTLVEIQGTGEGATFPRSTLDKMLDAALASCETLFAVQREALELPYPGVLPEGPPSKKAFGS, encoded by the coding sequence GTGTCCCGACGACAAGACGGCAGGCTTGACGACGAGCTGCGGCCGGTCACCATTACCCGCGGCTTTACCTCCAACCCGGCCGGCTCGGTCCTGATCACCTTTGGCGAAACCCGGGTGATGTGCACGGCCAGCGTCACCGACGGTGTGCCGCGCTGGCGCAAGGGTTCGGGGCAGGGCTGGCTCACCGCCGAGTACGCGATGCTGCCCGGCGCTACCCACACCCGCTCGGATCGGGAATCGGTAAAGGGTCGCCTCGGCGGACGCACCCAAGAGATCAGCCGGCTGGTCGGCCGCTCGTTGCGGGCGTGCATCGACCTGGCCGCGCTCGGCGAGAACACGATCGCCATCGACTGCGATGTGTTGCAGGCCGATGGCGGAACCAGGACCGCGGCGATCACCGGCGCCTATGTCGCGCTCTCCGATGCCGTCACCTATCTGGCTGCGCTCGGCAAGCTGTCCGACCCGCGCCCATTGTCGTGTGCGATCGCCGCGGTCAGCGTCGGTGTGGTCGACGGCCGGGTGCGCGTTGACCTTCCCTACGAAGAGGATTCGCGCGCCGAGGTCGATATGAACGTCGTCGCCACCGACACCGGAACGCTCGTCGAGATCCAGGGCACCGGTGAGGGTGCGACCTTCCCACGCTCGACGCTGGACAAGATGCTCGACGCGGCGCTTGCATCATGCGAGACGCTGTTCGCCGTCCAGCGCGAAGCGCTGGAACTGCCCTATCCCGGAGTGCTGCCGGAAGGCCCGCCGTCGAAGAAGGCGTTCGGGTCCTGA
- the murI gene encoding glutamate racemase: MSDRLAPVGIFDSGVGGLTVARSIIDQLPDEDVIYVGDTGNGPYGPLTIPEVRAHALAIGDDLVERGVKALVIACNTASAACLRDARERYDVPVVEVILPAVRRAVTTTRTGQIGVIGTQATVASGAYQDAFAAARDVDVTAVACPRFVDFVERGVTSGRQVLNLAEGYLEPLQRAQVDTLVLGCTHYPLLSGLIQLAMGDSVTLVSSAEETAKDLLKVLTECDLLRPHEAPAATRLFEATGDPEVFTALAARFLGPAITGVHPVQRHASATT; this comes from the coding sequence ATGAGCGACCGTCTCGCGCCGGTCGGCATCTTCGACTCCGGTGTGGGCGGGCTGACGGTGGCCCGCTCGATCATCGACCAGCTGCCCGACGAGGACGTTATCTACGTCGGCGACACCGGCAACGGCCCGTACGGTCCGCTCACCATTCCCGAAGTCCGGGCGCATGCCCTGGCGATCGGGGACGATCTCGTCGAGCGCGGGGTGAAGGCCCTCGTCATCGCCTGCAACACCGCGTCAGCGGCCTGTCTGCGCGACGCCCGCGAACGCTACGACGTGCCCGTCGTCGAGGTGATCCTGCCGGCCGTGCGCCGTGCAGTGACCACCACCCGGACCGGGCAGATCGGTGTGATCGGGACCCAGGCAACCGTCGCATCCGGCGCCTATCAGGACGCGTTCGCCGCTGCCCGCGACGTCGACGTCACGGCGGTGGCCTGCCCGCGCTTCGTGGACTTCGTCGAGCGCGGCGTGACCAGTGGCCGCCAGGTGCTGAACCTGGCCGAGGGCTATCTCGAGCCGTTGCAGCGCGCGCAGGTCGACACGCTGGTGCTCGGCTGCACGCACTACCCGTTGTTATCCGGGCTGATCCAGCTGGCGATGGGGGATTCGGTGACGCTGGTGTCCAGCGCCGAGGAGACGGCCAAAGACTTGCTGAAAGTGCTGACCGAGTGCGATTTACTTCGGCCGCACGAGGCCCCGGCGGCGACGCGGCTGTTCGAGGCGACGGGGGATCCCGAGGTATTCACGGCCCTGGCGGCCCGCTTCCTGGGGCCGGCGATCACCGGTGTCCACCCTGTTCAGCGTCACGCCAGCGCGACGACGTGA
- a CDS encoding rhomboid family intramembrane serine protease: protein MGMTGPQPKKRALWMTGGITILSFVGLLYVVEAVNQATGDRLDYRGGIRPLQTDGLWGILFAPLLHADWQHLISNTVPALVLGFLMTLLGMSRFIFASVFIWIAGGFGTWLIGRVGNTCGGEPNIIGASGLILGWLTFLLVFGFFTRTLWQIAVGILVLLYYGTVLFGALPQVGCTGISWQGHLCGAVAGVFAAYVLSGPERKARERRKAGQLPGLTS, encoded by the coding sequence ATGGGCATGACCGGACCGCAGCCGAAGAAGCGGGCGCTGTGGATGACGGGTGGCATCACGATCCTGTCGTTCGTCGGCCTTCTGTACGTCGTCGAAGCCGTCAATCAGGCCACGGGCGACCGCCTCGATTACCGCGGCGGCATCCGGCCTCTGCAGACCGACGGGTTGTGGGGCATCCTGTTCGCCCCGCTGCTTCACGCGGACTGGCAGCACCTGATCTCGAATACCGTGCCCGCGTTGGTGCTCGGCTTTCTGATGACACTGCTTGGCATGTCGCGGTTCATCTTCGCGTCGGTATTCATCTGGATCGCAGGCGGTTTCGGCACCTGGCTGATCGGCAGGGTGGGCAACACCTGTGGGGGCGAACCCAACATCATCGGGGCGTCCGGTCTGATCTTGGGATGGTTAACCTTTCTGCTGGTGTTCGGATTCTTCACCCGCACGCTGTGGCAGATCGCCGTCGGCATCCTGGTGCTGCTGTATTACGGCACTGTCCTGTTCGGCGCACTGCCTCAGGTCGGCTGCACCGGCATCTCCTGGCAGGGCCACCTGTGCGGTGCGGTGGCCGGGGTGTTCGCGGCGTACGTGCTGTCCGGCCCGGAACGCAAAGCCCGGGAACGCAGGAAGGCCGGCCAGTTGCCCGGCTTGACCTCATGA
- a CDS encoding MFS transporter translates to MGRHAVRVAHPGVLIAVLAAAGISVSLMQTLMIPLIPELPTLLHTSPANASWAITVTLLTAAVTTPVFGRLGDMYGPKPMLIVCAATLTAGSLIAAMTTSLLPFIIGRGLQGFGIPIIPLAISVLRAAIPADRVGSAMGLISSSLGVGGALGLPLSAVIAQKTDWHVLFWGASALGMMAMLLFFFLVPNIPATSADPFDPLGFVLLTTGLVTLLLPITKGSTWGWTSSTTLSLFGVSVVVFAVFARWQFRTASPMVDLRTTLRRPVLTTNIAAILVCFSMFALSLVAPQLLELPKGTGYGLGQSMLQAGLWMAPGGLAMMVASPLAARVAGRRGAKFTLVCGAAIIAAAYLGALWGLGSPVAVMVVNIVISLGVGFAYSSLPALINAAVPISETAAANGINALARSLGTSISSAVIGVVLATMTITYAGHVMPSLQGLRIALLISAGVAALAAVIAMTLPAADAAAIEEWSSEELELEADPV, encoded by the coding sequence ATGGGTCGTCATGCGGTCCGGGTGGCGCACCCCGGTGTTCTGATCGCCGTGCTGGCGGCTGCCGGTATCAGCGTGTCGCTGATGCAGACGCTGATGATCCCGCTGATCCCCGAGCTGCCGACGCTGCTGCACACCAGCCCGGCGAATGCCTCGTGGGCGATCACAGTGACGCTGCTGACCGCGGCGGTGACCACCCCGGTATTCGGCCGGCTTGGTGATATGTACGGCCCCAAGCCGATGCTCATCGTCTGCGCGGCAACCCTGACCGCTGGCTCGCTGATCGCCGCGATGACCACCTCACTGCTGCCGTTCATCATCGGCCGTGGACTGCAAGGCTTCGGCATCCCGATCATCCCGCTCGCTATCAGTGTGTTGCGGGCCGCGATACCGGCCGACCGAGTCGGCTCGGCCATGGGCTTGATCAGTTCGTCTTTGGGGGTCGGTGGCGCGCTGGGGCTCCCGCTGTCGGCGGTGATCGCCCAAAAGACCGACTGGCACGTATTGTTTTGGGGCGCAAGCGCTCTCGGCATGATGGCGATGCTGCTGTTCTTTTTCCTGGTGCCCAACATTCCGGCGACCTCGGCCGACCCATTCGACCCGCTGGGCTTCGTATTGCTCACCACCGGGTTGGTGACCCTGCTCCTGCCGATCACCAAGGGTTCGACCTGGGGGTGGACGAGTTCGACGACGCTGTCGCTGTTCGGCGTGTCCGTCGTGGTGTTCGCCGTCTTCGCCCGTTGGCAGTTTCGAACGGCCTCGCCGATGGTTGATCTGCGGACGACGCTGCGCCGTCCGGTCTTGACCACCAACATTGCGGCGATCTTGGTGTGCTTTTCGATGTTTGCGCTTTCCTTGGTCGCTCCGCAGCTGCTCGAGCTACCGAAGGGGACCGGATACGGCTTGGGACAGTCCATGTTGCAGGCGGGTCTGTGGATGGCACCCGGTGGTCTGGCGATGATGGTCGCGTCCCCCCTTGCGGCGCGGGTGGCCGGCCGCCGCGGCGCGAAGTTCACGTTGGTGTGTGGTGCGGCGATTATTGCGGCCGCCTACCTGGGCGCGCTGTGGGGACTCGGCAGTCCGGTGGCGGTGATGGTCGTCAACATCGTCATCAGCCTCGGGGTGGGCTTCGCGTATTCGTCGTTGCCGGCGCTCATCAACGCCGCGGTGCCGATATCTGAGACGGCGGCCGCCAATGGAATCAACGCTCTCGCTCGGTCGCTGGGCACATCGATATCCAGTGCGGTGATCGGTGTGGTGCTCGCGACAATGACGATCACTTACGCCGGGCACGTCATGCCGTCGCTGCAGGGTCTGCGGATCGCATTGCTCATCTCCGCTGGGGTCGCGGCACTGGCCGCGGTGATCGCGATGACGCTGCCGGCTGCGGACGCTGCCGCCATCGAGGAGTGGTCCTCCGAGGAACTCGAGCTCGAGGCCGATCCGGTCTAG
- a CDS encoding P1 family peptidase, with protein sequence MTGSITDVDGILVGHHGRLDPDATLGSGWACGSTVIVAPPGTVGAVDVRGGAPGSRETDLLDPANSVRHVDAVVLTGGSAYGLAAADGVMTWLEEQGRGVSMAGGVVPIVPAAVIFDLPVGGWGCRPTADFGYAAAQSAGVDMAVGTVGAGIGARAAVLKGGVGTASMTLDSGVTVGAIVIVNSAGNVIDPATGLPWMSHLAKEFGLLSPPAEQIAALAALDAESGPLNTTIAVVATDAALSPAACRRFAVAAHDGLAHTIRPAHTPLDGDTVFALATGAIELEPDPDTPAQMAPETKPLARLGAAGADCLARAVLVAVLAAESAAGIPTYRDLLPGAFGASAR encoded by the coding sequence GTGACCGGATCTATCACCGACGTCGACGGCATCCTCGTCGGTCATCACGGCCGGCTCGACCCTGATGCGACGCTGGGATCGGGCTGGGCCTGCGGCAGCACCGTGATCGTCGCGCCACCGGGGACGGTCGGGGCCGTTGACGTCCGGGGTGGTGCCCCCGGTAGCCGCGAGACCGATCTGCTCGACCCGGCCAACAGCGTCCGCCACGTCGACGCCGTCGTCTTGACCGGTGGCAGCGCCTACGGGCTGGCTGCCGCCGACGGCGTGATGACGTGGCTGGAGGAACAGGGCCGCGGGGTCTCGATGGCGGGCGGCGTCGTCCCGATAGTTCCGGCCGCGGTGATTTTTGACCTTCCCGTTGGCGGCTGGGGATGCCGGCCGACCGCAGACTTCGGCTATGCGGCCGCGCAGTCGGCCGGCGTGGACATGGCAGTCGGCACCGTCGGGGCGGGCATCGGAGCGCGCGCGGCGGTGCTCAAGGGCGGTGTCGGCACCGCCTCGATGACGCTCGATTCCGGCGTGACCGTCGGCGCGATCGTCATCGTCAACAGCGCGGGCAACGTCATCGACCCGGCCACCGGCCTGCCCTGGATGAGCCACCTGGCCAAGGAGTTCGGGCTGCTCAGTCCGCCCGCCGAGCAAATCGCCGCGCTCGCCGCGCTGGATGCCGAGTCCGGTCCACTGAACACCACCATCGCGGTGGTCGCCACCGACGCCGCGCTGTCCCCGGCCGCCTGCCGGCGCTTTGCGGTGGCCGCCCATGACGGCCTGGCGCACACCATTCGCCCGGCGCACACCCCGCTGGACGGGGACACCGTCTTCGCGTTGGCCACCGGGGCCATCGAGCTCGAACCGGACCCGGACACCCCGGCGCAGATGGCACCGGAGACCAAGCCGCTCGCGAGGCTGGGCGCGGCCGGGGCAGACTGTTTGGCGCGCGCGGTGCTGGTCGCGGTGCTGGCCGCGGAGTCGGCGGCCGGAATACCCACCTACCGCGACCTGTTACCTGGTGCGTTCGGCGCATCTGCCCGCTGA
- the rdgB gene encoding RdgB/HAM1 family non-canonical purine NTP pyrophosphatase: MSQLLVASRNPKKLAELRRVLDAAGLSGLTLVSLDDVPPFEEAPETGATFEENALAKARDGYAATGLPTVADDSGIAVDALNGMPGVLSARWAGVHGEDTANNDLLLAQLRDVPDERRTAAFVSACALVYGPGHADHAVVRGEWPGVLAREPRGEGGFGYDPLFVPEGGTRSAAQLSAAEKDAASHRGRALALLIPALRALAR; encoded by the coding sequence CTGAGCCAACTTCTGGTCGCCAGCCGCAACCCGAAGAAGCTGGCCGAGCTGCGCCGGGTGCTCGATGCCGCCGGACTGTCCGGGCTCACGCTCGTCTCACTCGATGATGTGCCGCCCTTCGAGGAGGCTCCCGAGACCGGGGCCACCTTCGAGGAGAACGCGTTGGCCAAGGCACGTGACGGCTATGCCGCCACCGGTCTGCCGACCGTCGCCGATGACTCCGGGATCGCGGTCGACGCCCTCAACGGAATGCCGGGGGTGCTGTCGGCGCGCTGGGCCGGCGTGCACGGTGAGGACACCGCCAACAACGACCTGCTGTTGGCCCAATTGCGCGACGTGCCCGACGAGCGGCGGACGGCGGCGTTCGTCTCCGCGTGCGCACTCGTCTACGGTCCCGGTCACGCTGACCATGCCGTCGTACGCGGCGAGTGGCCGGGCGTGCTCGCTCGCGAACCACGAGGCGAGGGCGGCTTCGGCTATGACCCGTTGTTCGTCCCGGAGGGGGGGACTCGCAGCGCCGCGCAGCTCAGCGCGGCGGAGAAGGACGCGGCGTCACATCGTGGTCGGGCGCTGGCGCTGCTGATCCCGGCGCTGCGTGCGCTGGCCAGGTGA
- a CDS encoding universal stress protein, translating to MTTAANQPAVVVGIDGSDTALGAAQWAAEFAAKHGSALTLVHAIPKLHWDFASADAPADLDRAARSDGVLAAAETAVRSTHPDLAIHPTAVKGAVATTLVDASDSARLVVVGTGAADHRALGGHAVKVAHRALCPVVVWRQPVAKRTGKPLPVVIGVDESDQSTRALAEAFDIAATLHAPLTVVHMWEIGAAVGMGDLGGEGPMDWQLLDLLQTQQRQRMDALVEPFARKYRNAHVNKVFQDISPAKGLTDLSREAQLVVVGSHGRGKLADSIFGSVSQNLIHHAECPVLVVR from the coding sequence ATGACTACCGCAGCCAATCAGCCAGCCGTTGTCGTGGGTATCGACGGATCGGACACCGCGCTCGGTGCTGCCCAGTGGGCCGCGGAGTTCGCCGCTAAACACGGGTCTGCGCTGACGCTCGTGCACGCGATCCCCAAGCTGCACTGGGATTTCGCCAGCGCTGACGCACCCGCCGACCTCGACCGAGCCGCTCGCTCCGACGGAGTGCTGGCCGCGGCGGAGACAGCCGTGCGGTCGACGCATCCAGATCTCGCGATCCATCCGACAGCGGTCAAAGGTGCGGTCGCGACAACACTGGTGGACGCCTCGGATTCCGCCCGGCTTGTGGTGGTGGGCACGGGTGCGGCGGACCATCGCGCACTGGGCGGGCACGCCGTAAAGGTCGCCCATCGGGCGCTCTGCCCCGTCGTCGTCTGGCGGCAACCGGTCGCCAAGCGGACGGGCAAGCCGCTGCCCGTCGTCATCGGTGTCGATGAATCGGACCAGTCGACCCGCGCCCTCGCCGAGGCTTTCGACATCGCTGCCACGTTGCATGCACCGCTGACGGTGGTGCATATGTGGGAGATCGGCGCGGCGGTTGGCATGGGCGATCTCGGCGGTGAGGGGCCCATGGACTGGCAGCTGCTCGATCTGTTGCAGACCCAGCAGCGCCAACGGATGGACGCGTTGGTCGAACCGTTCGCCCGTAAGTACCGGAACGCCCACGTGAACAAGGTCTTTCAGGACATCAGCCCGGCAAAGGGGCTCACCGATCTGTCCCGGGAGGCCCAGCTGGTGGTCGTCGGCAGCCACGGCCGCGGGAAGCTCGCCGATTCGATCTTCGGTTCGGTCAGCCAGAATCTGATCCATCACGCCGAATGCCCGGTGCTGGTGGTTCGGTAG
- a CDS encoding nicotinate phosphoribosyltransferase yields the protein MLAAALHDGSAARTTTFEAFARRLPDGRRYGVVAGTGRFLDALREFIFDDTALEPLASFLDSTTLDYLRDFRFTGDIDGYAEGELYFPGSPILSVTGTFAECVLLETLALSIFNHDTAIASAAARMVSAAAGRTLIEMGSRRTHEQAAVASARAAYIAGFTGTSNLEANRRYGIPAMGTSAHAFTMLYTTADGPDEQAAFSAQVNALGTGTTLLVDTYDVTTGVANAIAVAGTELGAVRIDSGDLGVLARRVRAQLDDLGATGTQIVVSGDLDEFSIAALRADPVNSYGVGTSVATGSGAPTASMVYKLVEVDGLPVEKRSSRKESHGGRKAALRLSRPTGTIIEEVIYPVSAPLELTDPARALTVPLVRGGRPVGVPDLAAARALVASGLRSLPWEGLALSQGEPAIPTRQVRIR from the coding sequence ATGCTTGCCGCCGCGCTGCATGACGGGTCGGCCGCACGCACGACCACCTTTGAGGCGTTTGCCCGCCGTCTGCCCGACGGCCGGCGCTACGGGGTGGTGGCCGGGACGGGCCGGTTCCTGGATGCCTTGCGCGAGTTCATCTTCGACGACACGGCCCTGGAGCCCCTGGCGTCCTTCCTGGACTCCACGACGCTGGACTACCTCCGGGACTTCCGCTTCACCGGCGATATCGACGGTTACGCCGAAGGCGAGCTGTACTTCCCCGGTTCCCCGATTCTGTCGGTCACCGGCACTTTTGCCGAATGCGTCCTGCTGGAAACCCTGGCGCTGTCGATCTTCAATCACGACACCGCGATCGCCTCGGCGGCCGCTCGAATGGTTAGCGCGGCCGCCGGCCGAACACTGATCGAGATGGGCTCACGGCGCACCCACGAGCAGGCGGCGGTGGCCTCGGCGCGCGCGGCCTACATCGCCGGTTTCACCGGAACGTCCAATCTCGAAGCCAACCGCCGCTATGGCATTCCCGCGATGGGGACCAGCGCGCACGCGTTCACGATGCTCTACACGACGGCCGACGGCCCAGACGAACAAGCGGCATTCAGCGCGCAGGTCAACGCGCTGGGCACCGGGACGACCCTGCTGGTCGACACCTACGACGTGACCACCGGGGTGGCCAATGCGATCGCGGTCGCCGGAACCGAACTCGGTGCCGTGCGTATCGACTCCGGCGACCTCGGCGTGCTGGCCCGCCGGGTACGCGCTCAGCTCGACGATCTCGGCGCGACAGGCACCCAGATCGTCGTGTCCGGCGATCTCGACGAATTCTCGATCGCGGCGCTGCGCGCTGATCCGGTCAACAGCTATGGTGTCGGAACTTCGGTGGCCACCGGCTCCGGAGCGCCCACCGCCAGCATGGTCTACAAGCTCGTCGAGGTGGACGGCCTGCCGGTGGAAAAACGCAGCAGCCGCAAGGAATCTCATGGTGGCCGCAAGGCAGCCCTTCGGCTGTCCCGGCCGACGGGCACGATCATCGAGGAGGTCATCTACCCGGTGTCGGCACCCCTCGAATTGACCGATCCCGCGCGCGCACTGACCGTGCCACTGGTGCGCGGGGGGCGGCCTGTCGGCGTACCCGATCTGGCTGCGGCGCGCGCGTTGGTGGCCAGCGGTCTGCGCAGCCTGCCGTGGGAGGGTCTGGCGCTGTCCCAGGGCGAACCGGCGATCCCGACCCGCCAGGTGCGGATACGGTGA
- a CDS encoding VOC family protein, whose protein sequence is MALKTENITFDTTDPEGLAAWWARALDGEVTPVAPPFFVVVSRPDGPGLAFQQVEDPTPGKNKVHLDFSTDDVEGEVARLVELGATETARNSWGDFGWVVLADPDGNAFCVAPRG, encoded by the coding sequence ATGGCACTCAAGACCGAGAACATCACATTCGACACCACCGATCCCGAAGGCCTCGCAGCATGGTGGGCACGCGCTCTTGACGGTGAGGTGACTCCCGTTGCCCCACCCTTCTTCGTCGTCGTCAGCCGTCCCGACGGTCCGGGCCTGGCCTTCCAGCAGGTCGAGGATCCGACACCGGGGAAGAACAAGGTCCACCTTGATTTCTCCACCGATGATGTCGAGGGGGAAGTCGCGCGGTTGGTCGAGCTGGGTGCGACCGAAACCGCACGTAACAGCTGGGGTGACTTCGGTTGGGTGGTGCTCGCCGACCCCGACGGGAACGCGTTCTGCGTGGCACCGCGCGGCTAG
- a CDS encoding DUF3817 domain-containing protein, with the protein MSAPESPEAQTGVPNETIRKALLGYRVLAWTTGLWLIALCYEMVMKYIVKVDDPPTWIGVVHGWVYFVYLLFTANLAVKVRWPIAKTIGVLLAGTIPLLGIIVEQVQTRELKTRFNL; encoded by the coding sequence ATGAGTGCACCCGAGTCGCCCGAAGCCCAGACGGGCGTCCCGAACGAGACGATCCGCAAAGCCCTCCTCGGCTACCGGGTCCTGGCCTGGACCACCGGCCTCTGGCTGATCGCGCTCTGCTACGAGATGGTGATGAAGTACATCGTGAAAGTCGACGACCCACCCACCTGGATCGGCGTGGTGCACGGCTGGGTCTACTTCGTGTATCTGCTGTTCACCGCAAACCTGGCGGTAAAGGTGCGCTGGCCGATCGCCAAGACCATCGGCGTCCTGCTGGCCGGCACCATCCCGCTGCTGGGCATCATCGTCGAGCAGGTTCAGACCCGGGAGCTCAAGACCCGCTTCAACCTCTAG
- the clpS gene encoding ATP-dependent Clp protease adapter ClpS — MGSQAAPTRPDAAGQQQTDTVSALDTPWVTIVWDDPVNLMNYVTYVFQKLFGYSEPHATKLMLQVHQEGKAVVSAGSRESMEVDVSKLHAAGLWATLQQDR; from the coding sequence ATGGGCTCGCAAGCAGCTCCGACTCGACCGGACGCCGCAGGACAGCAACAGACGGATACCGTCAGCGCCCTGGACACCCCCTGGGTGACTATCGTCTGGGACGACCCGGTCAACCTGATGAACTACGTGACGTACGTGTTCCAGAAGCTTTTCGGCTACAGCGAACCGCACGCGACGAAGCTCATGCTGCAGGTTCATCAGGAGGGTAAGGCGGTGGTATCCGCGGGGAGTCGGGAGTCCATGGAAGTAGACGTGTCCAAACTGCATGCCGCCGGGTTGTGGGCGACCCTGCAGCAGGACCGCTGA
- a CDS encoding cyclic nucleotide-degrading phosphodiesterase → MRITILGCSGSVVGPDSPASGYLLTAPDTPPLVLDFGGGVLGALQRYADPNDVHVLLSHLHADHCLDLPGLFVWRRYHPNPAKGRAVMYGPSDTWSRLAAASSPMGGELDDFSDIFEIHHWQDKQPVQFGALKVLPRLVTHPTESFGMRITDPSGATLVYSGDTGVCDSLVELASGADVFLCEASWTHAPDRPPHLHLSGTEAGQMAKRAGVGELLLTHIPPWTSREDVISEAKAAFDGPVHAVVCGETIEVHRH, encoded by the coding sequence GTGCGAATCACCATTCTTGGTTGCTCTGGCAGTGTTGTCGGGCCTGATTCGCCGGCGTCCGGGTACCTGCTGACTGCTCCGGACACACCACCGTTGGTTCTCGATTTCGGCGGCGGGGTGCTCGGCGCGTTGCAGCGCTACGCCGACCCCAACGACGTCCACGTTCTGCTGTCGCATCTTCATGCCGATCACTGCCTGGATCTGCCCGGCCTGTTCGTGTGGCGCCGTTACCACCCGAACCCGGCCAAGGGTCGCGCAGTGATGTATGGCCCCAGCGACACGTGGAGTCGACTGGCCGCGGCGTCCTCGCCGATGGGTGGCGAGCTCGACGACTTCTCCGACATCTTCGAGATCCATCACTGGCAGGACAAACAGCCGGTGCAATTCGGCGCGCTGAAGGTGCTGCCGCGCTTGGTGACGCATCCGACCGAGTCATTCGGCATGCGGATCACCGATCCGAGCGGTGCCACTCTGGTCTACAGCGGCGATACCGGCGTCTGCGATTCGCTCGTCGAGTTGGCCAGCGGTGCAGACGTTTTCCTCTGTGAGGCGTCCTGGACCCACGCGCCGGACCGTCCGCCGCATCTACATCTGTCTGGCACCGAGGCAGGTCAGATGGCCAAGCGTGCCGGCGTCGGCGAACTGTTGCTGACCCACATCCCGCCCTGGACCTCCCGCGAGGACGTCATCAGCGAGGCCAAGGCCGCGTTCGACGGGCCCGTGCATGCCGTGGTGTGCGGCGAGACCATTGAGGTCCATCGGCACTGA